A DNA window from Setaria viridis chromosome 2, Setaria_viridis_v4.0, whole genome shotgun sequence contains the following coding sequences:
- the LOC117842506 gene encoding calmodulin, which produces MAERFTQIKAAFDLFDRNMDGYQQINFNSHTSMIAMVDSDGDGAINFEEFSMLMELKPNGVDSDEEMTRAFRMFDMDKDGFISEAELCHIMYNLGSNLSGDEVKEMMRVADTDGDGRLSYEEFKQIMDRI; this is translated from the exons ATGGCGGAGCGCTTCACCCAGATCAAAGCGGCGTTCGACCTCTTCGACCGCAACATGGACG GATATCAGCAGATTAACTTTAACTCACACACG AGCATGATCGCAATGGTTGATTCTGATGGGGATGGCGCCATCAATTTTGAGGAATTCTCAATGTTGATGGAACTCAAACCGAAC GGCGTTGATTCAGATGAGGAAATGACTAGAGCATTCAGGATGTTTGACATGGATAAAGATGGCTTCATTTCTGAAGCTGAG CTCTGCCACATCATGTACAACCTTGGAAGTAATCTGAGTGGCGATGAAGTGAAGGAGATGATGCGGGTAGCGGACACGGATGGCGACGGCCGTCTGAGCTATGAGGAGTTTAAGCAAATCATGGACCGCATTTGA
- the LOC117845028 gene encoding probable inactive purple acid phosphatase 2, which yields MHPENPHLPFLLFLAVAALATAGEAAAGTTLTASPARLSPSDRQIKIRWAGLPSPDGLDYVAIYSPPSSRDRDFLGYLFLNGSASWRDGHGELSLPRLPTLRAPYQFRLFRWPANEYSYHHIDHDRNPLPHAKHRVAVSGDVAVGDPARPEQVHLAFADAVDEMRVMFLCGDAGKRVVRYGLEEEEKNWTEVGTEVRTYEQKHMCDWPANSSVAWRDPGFVFDGLMKGLEPGRKYFYKVGSDTGGWSKTYSFISRDSEANETNAFLFGDMGTYVPYNTYIRTQAESLSTVKWILRDIEALGDKPAFISHIGDISYARGYSWVWDHFFSQIEPIAANTPYHVCIGNHEYDWPLQPWKPSWATYGKDGGGECGIPYSVKFRMPGNSILPTGNGGPDTRNLYYSFDSGVVHFVYMSTETNFLQGSDQYNFLKADLEKVNRTRTPFVVFQGHRPMYTSSDETRDAALKQQMLQNLEPLLVTYNVTLALWGHVHRYERFCPMKNFQCVNTSSSFQYPGAPVHLVIGMGGQDWQPIWQPRPDHPDVPIFPQPERSMFRGGVFGYTRLAATREKLTLTYVGNHDGQVHDMVEIFSGQGSSNSSIAEAVDGTKLSTGVSTVRRISPLYLEIGGSVMFALLLGFGFGFLVRRKKEAAQWTPVKNEES from the exons ATGCACCCCGAAAACCCccacctccccttcctcctcttcctcgccgtcgcggccctcgccaccgccggcgaggccgcggcgggCACCACCCTCACCGCGTCCCCAGCGAGGCTGTCCCCCTCAGACCGCCAGATCAAGATCCGCTGGGCGGGCCTCCCGTCCCCCGACGGCCTCGACTACGTCGCCATCtactcgccgccgtcctcccgcGACCGCGACTTCCTCGGCTACCTCTTCCTCAACGGCTCCGCCTCCTGGCGCGACGGCCACGGGGAGCTCTCCCTCCCGCGCCTCCCCACCCTCCGCGCGCCCTACCAGTTCCGCCTCTTCCGCTGGCCCGCCAATGAGTACTCCTACCACCACATCGACCACGACCGGAACCCGCTCCCCCACGCCAAGCACCGGGTCGCCGTCTCCGGCGACGTCGCGGTCGGCGACCCCGCGCGACCCGAGCAGGTGCACCTCGCgttcgccgacgccgtcgacgAGATGCGGGTCATGTTCCTGTGCGGCGACGCCGGGAAGAGGGTCGTCAGGTACggattggaggaggaggagaagaattgGACGGAGGTGGGCACAGAGGTGAGGACGTACGAGCAGAAGCACATGTGCGATTGGCCGGCGAACAGCAGCGTCGCCTGGAGAGATCCGGGATTCGTCTTCGACGGCCTCATGAAGGGATTGGAGCCCGGAAGGAAGTACTTTTACAAG GTTGGCAGTGACACAGGAGGATGGAGCAAGACTTACAGCTTTATTTCACGTGACAGTGAAGCCAATGAGACCAACGCGTTTCTTTTTGGTGACATGGGAACATATGTGCCTTATAACACCTACATTCGCACACAAGCTGAGAGCTTGTCGACAGTAAAGTGGATCCTCCGTGATATTGAAGCCCTTGGAGATAAACCTGCCTTTATTTCACACATTGGGGACATCAGCTATGCTAGAGGTTATTCTTGGGTATGGGATCATTTCTTCAGCCAGATTGAGCCTATTGCTGCCAATACCCCCTACCATGTCTGTATAGGAAATCATGAGTATGATTGGCCATTACAACCTTGGAAACCATCGTGGGCTACATATGGAAAGGATGGTGGGGGTGAGTGTGGAATACCATACAGTGTCAAGTTCAGAATGCCTGGCAATTCTATTCTACCTACTGGTAATGGTGGTCCAGACACCAGGAATCTTTATTACTCCTTCGATTCAGGTGTGGTGCATTTCGTGTACATGTCAACTGAAACTAATTTTCTTCAGGGCAGTGATCAGTACAACTTCTTAAAAGCGGACCTTGAGAAGGTGAACCGAACTAGAAcaccattcgttgtttttcagGGCCACCGTCCCATGTACACCTCAAGTGATGAAACCAGGGATGCTGCTTTGAAACAGCAGATGCTCCAGAATTTGGAACCACTGCTGGTGACATACAATGTGACCCTTGCACTATGGGGACATGTCCACAGGTACGAGAGGTTCTGCCCTATGAAGAACTTCCAATGTGTCAACACTTCATCGAGCTTCCAATACCCTGGTGCTCCTGTGCATCTCGTGATCGGGATGGGTGGTCAAGACTGGCAACCTATATGGCAACCGAGGCCTGATCACCCTGATGTTCCCATCTTTCCGCAGCCTGAGAGGTCCATGTTCCGTGGTGGTGTGTTTGGATACACGAGACTTGCAGCAACAAGGGAGAAGCTAACACTAACTTATGTGGGGAACCATGATGGGCAAGTCCATGATATGGTGGAGATATTTTCTGGTCAAGGATCCAGTAACAGTAGTATTGCTGAGGCGGTGGATGGTACAAAACTCAGCACAGGAGTCAGCACCGTGCGAAGGATTTCTCCGTTGTACTTGGAAATCGGAGGCAGTGTAATGTTTGCACTGCTGCTGGGGTTTGGTTTTGGATTTCTTGTCaggagaaagaaagaagctGCACAGTGGACTCCAGTAAAGAACGAGGAATCTTAA
- the LOC117846458 gene encoding flavin-containing monooxygenase FMO GS-OX-like 8 — translation MVSSSKKKVCVVGAGVSGLASARELLREGHAVTVMEQSGGVGGQWLYDSMTDAGDPLGTAGVHSSIYASLRLIIPREVTGFSGFPFYPKGDGGSGDARRYPCHGEFLRYIRDFCDAFGIMDVVRFNTRVVHVGVAPPDDGGAAAGDKRLRWVVRWMKPGEVITEEEVFDAVVVAVGQYTQPRLPSINGMDKWKGRQLHSHSYRVPDSFRGEVVVVVGCHESGKEIALELCDVAREVHISVKSMGDDVTPGVSKAVSRHHNLHLHLQIECLCEDGRVVFADGSCVVADAVIYCTGYNYWYPFLDTGGLVTVDDNRVGPLYEHTFPPALAPSLSFVGLPRMVVVPRFYEVQARWVAQVLSGRSALPSEEEMMRSVDEYQRAREMAGVPKRHTHVLDDLEYCDDLGEKYCGFPRLDGWKKELLCSSLTRLRDNRESFRDDYHHDSDLVREGLRSEGWLVDADTPRVEMDGELAMTTTSLAQPQP, via the exons atggtgtCGTCGTCGAAGAAGAAGGTGTGCgtggtcggcgccggcgtctCGGGGCTGGCGTCTGCCCGGGAGCTGCTCCGGGAGGGCCACGCCGTGACGGTCATGGAgcagagcggcggcgtcggcgggcaGTGGCTGTACGACTCGATGACCGACGCCGGCGACCCCCTCGGGACGGCCGGCGTGCACAGCAGTATCTACGCCTCCCTCCGGCTCATCATCCCGAGGGAGGTCACCGGCTTCTCCGGCTTCCCATTCTACCCCaagggcgacggcggcagcggcgacgcccGGCGCTACCCGTGCCACGGCGAGTTCCTCAGGTACATCAGGGACTTCTGCGATGCGTTTGGGATCATGGATGTTGTCAGGTTCAACACCAGGGTCGTGCATGTCGGCGTGGCGCcgcccgacgacggcggcgctgctgccggTGACAAGCGCTTGCGGTGGGTGGTGAGGTGGATGAAGCCCGGTGAGGTGAtcacggaggaggaggtgttcgacgccgtcgtcgtcgccgtcggccagtaCACCCAGCCAAGGCTCCCAAGCATCAATGGCATGGACAAGTGGAAGGGGAGGCAACTGCATTCCCACTCGTACCGCGTCCCCGACTCCTTCCGCGGCGaggtggtcgtcgtcgtcggttgCCATGAGAGCGGCAAGGAGATCGCGCTGGAGCTCTGCGACGTGGCGAGGGAGGTGCACATCAGCGTCAAGTCCATGGGTGACGACGTCACTCCCGGCGTGTCCAAGGCCGTGTCCAGGCACCACAACCTGCACCTGCACCTCCAG ATCGAGTGCTTGTGCGAGGACGGCCGGGTGGTGTTCGCTGACGGCTCGTGtgtcgtcgccgacgccgtcaTCTACTGCACCGGGTACAACTACTGGTACCCGTTCCTGGACACGGGGGGGCTGGTGACCGTCGACGACAACCGCGTCGGACCGCTGTACGAGCACACCTtcccgccggcgctggcgccgtCGCTCTCCTTCGTCGGCCTGCCCAGGATGGTGGTCGTGCCGCGGTTCTACGAGGTGCAGGCGAGGTGGGTGGCTCAGGTGCTGTCCGGCCGGAGCGCGCTGCcgtcggaggaggagatgatgcgCTCCGTCGACGAGTACCAACGCGCCAGGGAGATGGCCGGCGTGCCCAAGCGCCACACCCACGTCTTGGACGACTTGGAGTACTGCGACGACCTCGGGGAGAAGTACTGTGGCTTCCCAAGGCTCGACGGGtggaagaaggagctcctcTGCTCGTCCTTGACACGCTTGCGTGACAACAGAGAGAGCTTCCGTGACGACTACCACCATGACAGTGACCTCGTCCGTGAGGGGTTGCGCTCGGAAGGGTGGCTTGTCGATGCAGATACGCCAAGAGTTGAGATGGATGGCGAGCtggcgatgacgacgacgagcctCGCACAACCACAGCCATAG
- the LOC117842263 gene encoding flavin-containing monooxygenase FMO GS-OX-like 8 gives MVSTKTVCVVGAGVSGLISARELRREGHDVTVMEQSAGVGGQWLYDPGTDAGDPLGIAGVHSGVYASLRLNAPRDSMGFSDFPFYPRHDGTGDSRRYPCHGEFLRYIRHFCDAFGLMDAVRLNTKVLHVGMAARGDDGGVMRWTVRSAKQGEADQATVEVFDAVVVASGQYSQPKLPTINGMENWRRRQLHSHSYRVPDSFRGEVVVVVGCGESGKEIALELREVAREVHVSVKSMDDGAVVPGMRKAVSRHHNLHLHLQIECLCEDGRVMFADGSCVVADAVIYCTGYDLSFPFLDTGGLVTVDDNRVGPLYEHTFPPSLAPSLSFIGLPRTVAVPLFYEVQARWVAQVLSGRRSLPSPEEMMRSVEEYHRARETAGVPKRLSHAIFFDWKYCDEFGEKHCGFPRLPEWKKELLRAAVTRLCDDTETFRDDYHDSDLVLQGLRSEGWLKTEDNDGQDDDVIPEPEPLHPPPKICT, from the exons ATGGTGTCGACTAAGACGGTGTGCgtggtcggcgccggcgtctCGGGCCTGATCTCCGCCCGCGAACTGCGCCGGGAGGGCCACGACGTGACGGTCATGGAGCAgagcgccggcgtcggcgggcaGTGGCTGTACGACCCGGGGACCGACGCCGGCGATCCCCTCGGCATCGCCGGCGTGCACAGCGGCGTCTACGCCTCTCTCCGGCTCAATGCGCCAAGGGATAGCATGGGCTTCTCCGACTTCCCCTTCTACCCCCGACATGACGGCACCGGCGACTCCCGGCGCTACCCCTGCCACGGCGAGTTCCTCAGGTACATCAGGCACTTCTGCGACGCGTTCGGGCTCATGGACGCCGTCAGGCTCAACACCAAGGTCCTGCACGTCGGCATGGCGGcccgcggcgacgacggcggcgtcatGCGGTGGACGGTGAGGAGCGCCAAACAAGGTGAGGCTGATCAGGCAACGGTGGAGGTGttcgacgccgtcgtcgtcgcctccggccagtACTCCCAGCCAAAGCTCCCAACCATCAACGGCATGGAGAattggaggaggcggcagctgCATTCCCACTCGTACCGCGTTCCCGACTCCTTCCGCGgcgaggtcgtcgtcgtcgtcggctgcGGCGAGAGCGGCAAGGAGATCGCGTTGGAGCTCCGCGAGGTGGCGAGGGAGGTGCACGTCAGCGTCAAGTCCATGGACGACGGCGCCGTCGTCCCCGGCATGAGGAAAGCTGTGTCCAGGCACCACAACCTTCACCTGCACCTCCAG ATCGAGTGCTTGTGCGAGGATGGGCGGGTAATGTTCGCCGACGGATCGTGtgtcgtcgccgacgccgtcaTCTACTGCACTGG GTACGACTTGTCGTTCCCGTTCCTGGACACGGGCGGGCTCGTCACCGTCGACGACAACCGCGTGGGCCCGCTGTACGAGCACACCTTCCCGCCGTCTCTGGCGCCGTCGCTCTCCTTCATCGGCCTGCCCAGGACGGTGGCCGTGCCGCTGTTCTACGAGGTGCAGGCGAGGTGGGTGGCGCAGGTGCTATCCGGCCGGAGATCGCTGCCGTCGCCGGAGGAGATGATGCGCTCCGTCGAGGAGTACCACCGCGCCAGGGAGACCGCCGGCGTGCCCAAGCGCCTCTCGCATGCCATCTTCTTCGACTGGAAGTACTGCGACGAGTTCGGGGAGAAGCACTGCGGCTTCCCGCGGCTGCCGGAGtggaagaaggagctcctcCGGGCGGCCGTCACACGCTTGTGCGACGACACGGAGACGTTCCGTGACGACTACCACGACAGCGACCTTGTGCTGCAAGGCCTGCGCTCGGAGGGCTGGCTTAAGACCGAGGACAACGATGGCCAAGACGACGACGTCATACCAGAGCCAGAGCCACTACACCCACCGCCAAAGATCTGCACGTGA